The following DNA comes from Flavisolibacter ginsenosidimutans.
CGATGACATGAAACAAAAATTTTTGCAGCTCGCTTATATATCTTGTTGCTTTTCGCTTTTCCTGTTGTTAAACGGATGCAAGAAAGAGGAATACGCCATTCCAACACCGAAAGATGAATTGCAAAACGATGCGCTCAAAAGAACATTGGGACCAAACATCGTTGGCCAGCAAATTGAATTTGTGTACGCGATGGCCATGCCGCAGGCGAAAGGCAAATTGGTTTCGGCCGAAGTAGAAGCTTCTATTCCCGGAGCGTCTTCAACCTATCTTGAAAACAATTCTTATTACACTGGAAGCAACGGTGCAGACGTAGCCGTACTGGTAGGTACACCATCGGTGAACAGCGGCGCCAAAACCACGGTGACGTTTTCAAAAGACACCAACGCTGCTGCGCTGCGCTACTATTATGTAATCCCTGAAGCAGCCCGCGGCAAAACAGTGTCGTTCACGTTTCGGGCCAAGAGCAGCGACGGTTCAACTGTCTCTTATAACCTCGGTCCTTACACCATCGCAAAGATGGACATGGTGCGAAACTTAACCGTGAGCGATGGAAATGCGATGTATATCTCAATAGCTGATACAACCGTGTACAACGCGGCGGGTGCTGCAGCAAATCCCGGGAAAATAGATTTGGTTTACGTTTACCGGGCATTGACAAACGTCGCTTACAACCATTCGCTTGTATCGCCTGCAGCCGACCCTTCTTATTTGCCCGGCGTATCGTTGCCGTCCGGCGTAAACCGGAGTGCGAAAGAAATCAAGGTGTTTAATCTGCAGGATTACAACCTGGCTCGTTTGCAATACGGCATCTACATTGATGATTTGGATTTTCAAAAATTAGACATGTCCTCGGCGCCGAATTTTGCCATCAACTTAAAACAAGAAGCGGGTGTGTGGGTAGAAACGGCAGATGGGAAATACAGGGCTTATATCTACATGAACTCTGTAAACAACACAACGAAGAGTGCCGTAATCAGCATGAAGCGATACGCGATGTAGTTGTTTAAGTTCGTTTGAACTTGTTCTTCGATTTGGTATTTATTGGAACCACATCAGATCATAGAAACACAGGATCGATAAAGGCTTTCCATGTGAAACTTTGTGTAATGATGAATCTATGTGGTTCAATTTGTCTCTTTCTAATTACGTACATCTCCCATTTAAATCAATCCTCTCCATGCGATTCAACAAAGTCTTTTCAAATTTGCTTGCCCTGCTTTTTTGCACGCATCTTTTTGCACAAACCGACTCCTTGAACACGGATACAAAAGTTCCCGCTCATCCGCGGCTGTTGTTGTTGAAAGGTGAAGAGTCTGCGCTTAAAAAGAATATCTCCAGTGATAAAGTTTGGAGCGATTTGCACAAGGCGATATTGCAGGAATGCGATGGGTTGTTAACGGTAAAGCCACTCGAACGCATTCAAATTGGCCGCCGTTTGCTTTCCGTTTCCCGCGAAGCCATTCGCCGCATCTTTTTTCTTTCGTATGCCTATCGGCTCACCAGCGACAAAAAATACCTGCAGCGTGCCGAGAAAGAGTTGGTCACGATAGCAGCTTTTCGCGACTGGAACCCGCCGCATTTCTTAGACGTTGCAGAAATGACCACGGCTGCGTCCATTGGTTACGATTGGCTGTTCAATGACTTGTCAAAGGAAACCAAAGCTGCCGTCAAAGAAGCCATCTTAACAAAAGGGTTGGAACCTTCTCTTGATGAAGAAAAAAACAAAAATTGGCTGCTTGCCGAACACAATTGGAACCAGGTGTGCAACACCGGCATGACCTACGGTGCGTTAGCGACCTTTGAAGACCACGAAGAACTTTCCCGCCGCATTGTGAACCGTGCACTCCGCTCCATTACCATTCCCATGAACGAATACAATCCTGACGGAGCTTATCCCGAAGGCTACGGTTATTGGGGTTATGGCACTTCGTTTAACGTGATGTTTTTAAGTGCGCTGGAAAAAGCTTTCGGTACCGATTTCGGTTTAAGTACACGTTCACAGGGCTTTTTAAAAACAGGCGGCTTCTTGGAAAACATGACCGGCCCTTCGGGAAGGCCGTTTAATTATTCGGATGCGGGCCAGAACGGCGAACTGCAACCCGCTATGTTTTGGTTTGCTTCCCGGGTGAAAGACCCTTCGTTGCTTTGGGTAGAAAGACGCCGGTTGATGGAAGATCCAAAGAGCCACGTAAAGAATCGTTTATTGCCGGCCATCATGTTGTGGGGTGGGAATATTAACATCAATAATGCAGTGCCGCCTGCTAAAACGATGTGGGTTGGTCGAGGCAAAAATCCGGTGGCGTTGATGCGTACGTCGTGGACCGATTCGAATGCCGTTTGGGTAGCCATGAAAGGCGGAACGGTATCGGCCAATCATGCGCACATGGACGTAGGGTCGTTTGTAATGGAAGCCGATGGCGTGCGGTGGGCCATGGACTTTGGGATGCAGGATTATGAATCGCTGGAATCTAAAGGCATTCAGTTGTTCGGAAGAACGCAGGATGCGCAGCGCTGGACGGTGTTTCGCCTGACCAATCTTGTGCACAATACGCTTACAGCAAACGGACAACATCAACGAGTGACTGGTTCGGCGCCGCTCATTCGTACATCATCCGATCCGCTGTTTATGCAAGCCACTACCGACATGAGCGAAGTGTACAAAGGCACACTGGCAAAGGCTGTGCGAGGCATTGCCATCGTTGACAAAAAATACGTGTTGATACGCGACGAAGTGCAGGCAAGAGACACAGCAACCGTTTTGCGTTGGACGATGCTGACACCCGCTGATGTGAAAATTACAGGAAGTAACACTTTGGAACTGACAAAGAATGGCAAGCGTCTTTTGTTGCAGGTGACGGAACCGGCAAATGTTACGATGAAGACATGGTCCACTGCACCGCCGCACGATTACGACGCACCCAACCCGGGAACAACGTTGGTCGGCTTTGAAGTTTCGCTGCCGCCCAATGCGAAAACAGCTTTAAGCGTGAAATTGATCCCGGCTTCTGCAAACAACAGCGGCCAGCAGGCCACACAATCTTTAAGCAACTGGAAAGGCGAAGCCGTGCCGGCTTATAATGGAAAAGCAACAAAGTGATGGAGATACAAAACATACAGAAAGTAGTAGGCTCGATCGTGATTGCGGCTGGCTGCTCTTTTTTTCTTTCGTATAAACAGCCCGTTGATAAACAAGAATCGAAGAATTATTCGGCCAACGTTCAATGGCTATCCGCAAGCCAAGATTTGGAAACGATTCGTCAGCGTATCGTTGAAGACCTGTTGCAACCCAAGGTTGATGAAGCAGCGATTCAAAAAGACGTGGAAACAATTCAACCGGATGGAAGCTGGCCGGGCATCAACTACAAGGACACGACGAAGACCGGTTTCCAACATGCCGTTCACCTGGAGCGCATGTTAGACCTGGCCCGAGCCTATAAAAAACAAGACTCAAAATTTTACGAAAGCGCAGCCGTCAAGAAAACGCTTTCATCAGCTCTGGACTTTTGGATTGCACATGATTTCATTTGCGAGAACTGGTGGTGGAATGAGATGGGTACGCCCAACTGGATGATCAACACACTTCTCCTTTTTGATAACGAGTTGACCGACGAACAAAGAGCGAAGGGAGCAAAAATTGCGAGCAGGGCCAGCCTTACCGGTGTTGGCGCCCGGGCCGGCGGTGACTTTGTGCCGATTGCAGGCATGGTTTGCAAGCAAGGCTTGTTTAAACGAAACGATTCAATTCTGCAAAATGCGATTAGGGTGATGACGGCACAGATAAAAGTGACAACAGACCGCGGCATCAAACCAGACCTTAGTTTTCATCACCGTGTTGACAATGTGACTTCGATTCATACCTACGGCACCAACTATGTTAGCGCCTTTTCTTATTGGGCTGTGAAGACGGCGGGTACAAAATATGGCTTGCCCGACGCAGCGTTAAAGCTTTTAATTGACTACTACCTCGATGGCGTTTCTAAATCAATGGCCTTTGGTATGTATACCGATCCCGGTGCAAAGAACCGCGATCTTAGCAGAAAAGGGGACCTTGCTCCCGCGGGCACAGAGATTCCTGAAAACCTTTTAAAGGCTTCGAACTATCGCAGGCAAGAATTGGAAGATCTTATAAAAGTCAGAAAGGGTGAGAAGAAGCCTGATCAAACTTGGGATCGTTATTATTGGTGGTCTTCTTACATGGCTCACCAGCGCAAAAATTATTACTCCTCCGTTCGTATGCACTCTTCACGCCAAAACAACGTGGAAGAGCCGTATAATGAAGAGGGTTTAAAAATGCACCACCTGGCCGACGGTTCGAATTTTATTACCCGTACGGGCAAAGAATATTACGACATCTTCCCGGTGTGGGATTGGCAGAAAATACCGGGAGCGACCATTGAACAAAAACCCCAGTTGCCCCCTTTCAAACAAATTGTAAAGAAAGGCTTGTCCGATTTTGTAGGTGCCGCAAGCGATGGCGAATTCGGCGTGGCCGCGTTTGATTTTAAAAGTCCGCATGATCCTTTAACGGCACGCAAAGCATGGTTCTTCTTTGACAATGAATACGTCTGCCTTGGCACTGCCATCAAATGCAGCGGCGACTATCCTGTTGCCACAACTCTCAACCAATGTTTGTTGAAAGGCGACGTATGGGTAAAGACAAAAAGCGGTTCGTTCAAGGCAATAAACGGCAATCATCTTTTTACTAACGTTGATTGGGTTTTGCACGACAGCGTGGCCTATCTTTTTCCGCAAAGCACCGATGTGAGTTTGTTCGATTCCACCGCAAGCGGCAGTTGGCAACTTATCACGCATCAAACAAACGCAAGCACGGAGCCGGTAAAGAAAAATGTTTTTACGTTGTGGCTTAATCACGGCACGCATCCGCAAAACGAAAGCTATGCTTACGTTGTATTGCCTGCGGTGAATGCGCAAAAAGTGGAAGACTATCACAAAACGCAAACCGTATTCATTTTGCAGAACACAGCCGCGTTGCAAGCCGTGCAAAACAAAGCCTTGCAAATAACGCAGGTTGTTTTTTACGAACCCGGAACGCTGCAGTTGACAAAGGACCTAGTGTTAACTGCGGATCGTCCATGTATTGCAATGGTGAAAACGAACGCCGCGCAAATAACAGCCCTCACCATTTCCGACCCGACGCACAAACTGGTAAGCCTGCAATTAAAGGTGACAACTGCACTCAACGCTTCGGGAGCAGGTTGGCAAGCAAAATGGGATGCAAATCAAAAAGCCAGCATTGTTCAAATTGATTTGCCCAAAAACGAAGAAGCCGGGAAAAGTATAACCCTTGTTTTCGTGAACCAAAAGCAGGCGACGCATTAGTCTTTCTTCATCAAAAAATCGTCCTTCGATTCTCAACTCACGCTAATGATAATTGCCAATTCAACTTTTCTTTAGCAAATCTTAAAGGAATACGAACTGAGGAACAATTGATGGTGGGAGTGTTTTCTGCCTAGACATTTGAACCTTCAA
Coding sequences within:
- a CDS encoding heparinase II/III domain-containing protein, which encodes MRFNKVFSNLLALLFCTHLFAQTDSLNTDTKVPAHPRLLLLKGEESALKKNISSDKVWSDLHKAILQECDGLLTVKPLERIQIGRRLLSVSREAIRRIFFLSYAYRLTSDKKYLQRAEKELVTIAAFRDWNPPHFLDVAEMTTAASIGYDWLFNDLSKETKAAVKEAILTKGLEPSLDEEKNKNWLLAEHNWNQVCNTGMTYGALATFEDHEELSRRIVNRALRSITIPMNEYNPDGAYPEGYGYWGYGTSFNVMFLSALEKAFGTDFGLSTRSQGFLKTGGFLENMTGPSGRPFNYSDAGQNGELQPAMFWFASRVKDPSLLWVERRRLMEDPKSHVKNRLLPAIMLWGGNININNAVPPAKTMWVGRGKNPVALMRTSWTDSNAVWVAMKGGTVSANHAHMDVGSFVMEADGVRWAMDFGMQDYESLESKGIQLFGRTQDAQRWTVFRLTNLVHNTLTANGQHQRVTGSAPLIRTSSDPLFMQATTDMSEVYKGTLAKAVRGIAIVDKKYVLIRDEVQARDTATVLRWTMLTPADVKITGSNTLELTKNGKRLLLQVTEPANVTMKTWSTAPPHDYDAPNPGTTLVGFEVSLPPNAKTALSVKLIPASANNSGQQATQSLSNWKGEAVPAYNGKATK
- a CDS encoding DUF4466 family protein; its protein translation is MKQKFLQLAYISCCFSLFLLLNGCKKEEYAIPTPKDELQNDALKRTLGPNIVGQQIEFVYAMAMPQAKGKLVSAEVEASIPGASSTYLENNSYYTGSNGADVAVLVGTPSVNSGAKTTVTFSKDTNAAALRYYYVIPEAARGKTVSFTFRAKSSDGSTVSYNLGPYTIAKMDMVRNLTVSDGNAMYISIADTTVYNAAGAAANPGKIDLVYVYRALTNVAYNHSLVSPAADPSYLPGVSLPSGVNRSAKEIKVFNLQDYNLARLQYGIYIDDLDFQKLDMSSAPNFAINLKQEAGVWVETADGKYRAYIYMNSVNNTTKSAVISMKRYAM
- a CDS encoding polysaccharide lyase family 8 super-sandwich domain-containing protein, with translation MEIQNIQKVVGSIVIAAGCSFFLSYKQPVDKQESKNYSANVQWLSASQDLETIRQRIVEDLLQPKVDEAAIQKDVETIQPDGSWPGINYKDTTKTGFQHAVHLERMLDLARAYKKQDSKFYESAAVKKTLSSALDFWIAHDFICENWWWNEMGTPNWMINTLLLFDNELTDEQRAKGAKIASRASLTGVGARAGGDFVPIAGMVCKQGLFKRNDSILQNAIRVMTAQIKVTTDRGIKPDLSFHHRVDNVTSIHTYGTNYVSAFSYWAVKTAGTKYGLPDAALKLLIDYYLDGVSKSMAFGMYTDPGAKNRDLSRKGDLAPAGTEIPENLLKASNYRRQELEDLIKVRKGEKKPDQTWDRYYWWSSYMAHQRKNYYSSVRMHSSRQNNVEEPYNEEGLKMHHLADGSNFITRTGKEYYDIFPVWDWQKIPGATIEQKPQLPPFKQIVKKGLSDFVGAASDGEFGVAAFDFKSPHDPLTARKAWFFFDNEYVCLGTAIKCSGDYPVATTLNQCLLKGDVWVKTKSGSFKAINGNHLFTNVDWVLHDSVAYLFPQSTDVSLFDSTASGSWQLITHQTNASTEPVKKNVFTLWLNHGTHPQNESYAYVVLPAVNAQKVEDYHKTQTVFILQNTAALQAVQNKALQITQVVFYEPGTLQLTKDLVLTADRPCIAMVKTNAAQITALTISDPTHKLVSLQLKVTTALNASGAGWQAKWDANQKASIVQIDLPKNEEAGKSITLVFVNQKQATH